A part of Verrucomicrobiota bacterium JB022 genomic DNA contains:
- the ahpC gene encoding alkyl hydroperoxide reductase subunit C, protein MSIINSTIPEFSAQAYHNGDFVSVSTDDVKGKWSVFCFYPADFTFVCPTELGDLADHYEKLQSLGVEVYSVSTDTHFTHKAWHDASETIRKIKFPMIGDPTGAISRGFDVMIEEEGLALRGTFIADPDGVIKAAEINDLGIGRSAADLVRKVQAAQYVANNDGQVCPAKWQPGEETLKPSLDLVGKI, encoded by the coding sequence ATGTCTATCATCAACTCAACGATCCCCGAATTTTCCGCTCAAGCCTACCACAACGGCGACTTCGTCTCCGTCTCCACCGACGACGTCAAGGGCAAGTGGTCCGTCTTCTGTTTCTACCCGGCCGACTTCACCTTCGTCTGCCCGACCGAACTCGGCGACCTCGCCGACCACTACGAAAAACTCCAGTCCCTCGGCGTCGAAGTCTACTCGGTCTCCACCGACACCCACTTCACCCACAAAGCCTGGCACGACGCCTCCGAAACCATCCGGAAAATCAAATTCCCGATGATCGGCGACCCGACCGGCGCGATTTCCCGCGGCTTCGACGTCATGATCGAAGAAGAGGGCCTCGCCCTCCGCGGAACCTTCATCGCCGACCCCGACGGCGTCATCAAGGCCGCTGAAATCAACGACCTCGGCATCGGCCGCTCCGCCGCCGACCTCGTCCGCAAGGTGCAGGCCGCCCAATACGTCGCCAACAACGACGGCCAGGTCTGCCCGGCCAAATGGCAACCCGGTGAGGAAACCCTCAAGCCCTCGCTCGACCTCGTCGGCAAGATCTAA
- the ilvD gene encoding dihydroxy-acid dehydratase: MRSDKVKKGLERAPHRSLMRATGMSSEDIKKPFIAICNAFNEVIPGHAHLDQVGKLVKEAVREAGGTPIEFNMIGVCDGIAMGHSGMKYSLPSRELIADAVETMVGAHAFDAMICIPNCDKIVPGMIMGAMRVNIPTIFASGGPMKAGRTADGKVVDLISVFEGVAEKKQGTISDEELEELECKGCPSQGSCSGMFTANSMNCLCEAIGLALPGNGTILAVDPARHELWKAAAKRAVEMAYADAPLPRDIVTRESLDNAFALDMAMGGSTNTVLHTLAIAKEAGVDYDLARINEVSKKCPNICKVSPSSHYHMEDVHAAGGISAILGEVAKREGLLNLDCPTVTGRTLGENIAGAESKDLECIRKIENAYSQTGGLSILWGNLAEGGCVVKSAGVDPKMLVHTGPAVIFESQEEACEGILAGKVKSGDVVVIRYEGPKGGPGMQEMLAPTSYIMGQGLGDSVALITDGRFSGGTHGACIGHISPEAAEGGPIGLIREGDIVEIDIPNNQLSVRLSDEELAARKQAWTAPEPRFKTGWLARYARMATNASNGAVLE; this comes from the coding sequence ATGCGCAGCGACAAAGTGAAGAAGGGATTGGAACGGGCCCCACACCGCAGTTTGATGCGGGCGACGGGGATGAGTTCGGAGGACATCAAGAAGCCGTTTATTGCGATCTGCAACGCGTTCAACGAGGTGATTCCGGGGCACGCGCATCTGGACCAGGTGGGCAAGCTGGTGAAGGAGGCGGTGCGCGAGGCGGGCGGCACGCCGATCGAGTTCAACATGATTGGTGTCTGCGACGGCATCGCGATGGGGCACAGCGGGATGAAGTATTCGCTGCCGAGCCGCGAGTTGATCGCGGATGCGGTGGAGACGATGGTGGGGGCGCACGCGTTTGACGCGATGATCTGCATCCCGAACTGCGACAAGATCGTGCCGGGCATGATCATGGGCGCGATGCGGGTGAACATCCCGACGATTTTCGCCAGCGGCGGGCCGATGAAGGCGGGGCGCACGGCGGACGGCAAGGTGGTCGATCTGATCAGCGTGTTCGAGGGTGTGGCGGAGAAGAAGCAGGGGACGATTTCCGACGAGGAACTCGAGGAGCTGGAGTGCAAGGGCTGCCCGTCTCAGGGGTCGTGCTCGGGCATGTTCACGGCGAACTCGATGAACTGCCTGTGCGAGGCGATCGGTCTGGCGTTGCCCGGCAACGGGACGATTCTGGCGGTGGATCCGGCGCGCCACGAGCTGTGGAAAGCGGCGGCGAAGCGGGCGGTGGAGATGGCGTATGCGGATGCTCCGCTGCCGCGTGACATCGTGACCCGGGAGTCGCTGGACAATGCGTTCGCGCTGGACATGGCGATGGGCGGCAGCACGAACACGGTGCTGCACACGCTGGCGATCGCGAAGGAGGCGGGCGTGGACTACGATTTGGCGCGGATCAACGAGGTGTCCAAGAAGTGCCCGAACATCTGCAAGGTGTCGCCGTCGTCGCACTATCACATGGAGGACGTGCACGCCGCGGGCGGGATCAGCGCGATTCTGGGCGAGGTGGCGAAACGCGAGGGCCTGTTGAATCTGGATTGCCCGACGGTGACCGGCAGGACGTTGGGCGAGAACATCGCCGGGGCGGAGAGCAAGGACCTGGAGTGCATCCGCAAGATCGAGAACGCCTACAGCCAGACCGGCGGGCTTTCGATCCTGTGGGGGAATCTGGCCGAAGGCGGGTGCGTGGTGAAGAGCGCGGGCGTGGACCCGAAGATGCTGGTGCACACGGGACCGGCGGTGATTTTCGAAAGCCAGGAAGAGGCGTGCGAAGGCATTCTGGCCGGCAAGGTGAAGAGTGGCGACGTGGTGGTGATCCGCTACGAGGGGCCGAAAGGCGGGCCGGGCATGCAGGAGATGCTGGCGCCGACATCCTACATCATGGGCCAGGGGCTCGGCGACAGCGTGGCGCTGATCACCGACGGGCGCTTCTCCGGCGGCACGCACGGCGCGTGCATCGGCCACATTTCGCCGGAAGCGGCGGAGGGCGGACCGATCGGGCTGATCCGCGAGGGCGACATCGTCGAAATCGACATTCCGAACAATCAACTATCCGTGCGGCTCTCCGACGAGGAGTTGGCCGCGCGGAAGCAGGCGTGGACGGCGCCGGAGCCGCGGTTCAAGACCGGCTGGCTGGCGCGTTATGCGCGGATGGCGACCAACGCCAGCAATGGCGCGGTGCTGGAGTGA
- a CDS encoding LysR family transcriptional regulator, with amino-acid sequence MEFQQIRYFLAVAELHNFTRAAERCNVAQPSLSQQIKKLENELGGPLFHRLGRKVVLTEQGELLEPSARRILLEHDNAIDRLGDSFSRGGTVAFGATLTIAPYLIPGLLEKIGNERVLELRIEENFTEKLLEKVRAGTLDFAIMSSPVDEPDLLVKVIGKESFVAVMPRGHRLMDQQEVGLSDILAEPFLELSHIHCAGQQINEICNMNAGVKNTVFLSSQIETIRRLVREKQGVTILPRMAVRSADDELGVKEISGAKLEREITLVQHPDRYLTKSARGLIELLEEFALDYTAE; translated from the coding sequence ATGGAATTCCAACAGATTCGGTATTTTCTGGCGGTGGCGGAGTTGCACAACTTCACGCGCGCCGCGGAGCGCTGCAATGTGGCGCAGCCGTCGCTTTCGCAGCAGATCAAGAAGCTGGAGAACGAGCTGGGCGGGCCGCTGTTTCACCGCTTGGGGCGCAAGGTGGTGCTGACCGAGCAGGGCGAGCTGCTGGAGCCGAGCGCGCGGCGGATCCTGCTGGAGCACGACAACGCGATCGACCGGCTGGGTGATTCATTTTCGCGGGGCGGGACGGTGGCGTTCGGGGCGACGCTGACGATCGCGCCGTATTTGATTCCGGGATTGCTGGAGAAGATCGGCAATGAGCGGGTGCTGGAGTTGCGGATCGAGGAGAACTTCACCGAGAAGCTACTGGAGAAGGTGAGGGCGGGGACGCTGGATTTCGCGATCATGTCGTCGCCGGTGGACGAGCCGGACCTGCTGGTGAAGGTGATCGGGAAGGAGAGTTTTGTGGCGGTGATGCCGCGCGGTCACCGGTTGATGGATCAGCAGGAGGTGGGTTTGTCTGATATTCTGGCGGAGCCGTTTCTGGAGTTGAGCCACATCCACTGTGCGGGCCAGCAGATCAACGAGATCTGCAACATGAACGCGGGGGTGAAGAACACGGTTTTCCTGAGTTCGCAGATTGAGACGATCCGGCGGCTGGTGCGGGAGAAGCAGGGGGTGACGATTCTGCCGCGGATGGCGGTCCGGTCGGCGGACGACGAGCTGGGAGTGAAGGAGATCAGCGGGGCGAAACTGGAGCGGGAGATCACGCTGGTGCAGCATCCGGACCGGTATTTGACGAAGTCGGCGCGCGGGTTGATCGAGCTGCTGGAGGAGTTCGCGCTTGATTACACGGCCGAGTGA
- a CDS encoding YiiX/YebB-like N1pC/P60 family cysteine hydrolase: MEEPDGMGEILRRGVPAILAAEAALPLRHELAAEVVILEATQARGYFLPDEDDAVRMRFRQYLGIRAALLETLEALTVETGYMASGWERRLPGFVAAFACACVLMRADRFLVDLAANRPVVFKKLDEEDRAAGVRRKTFTRIYRAMSNPLNAVRFLMAADFYRSHRAEIAELAGDPVVGRVVGMLHGEEEWVDRRRRDAVKRQVAYRRYTFLRRGRSAWKKVMFGMFEVSGRAVADLRQPGVKAAGAPKRITAEMRDAVLRRARPGDVFVTRHDDALSNLFLPGYWPHAALYLGTAEEAAELGVGLPAGGRWFLEAKKDGVLVRPAEETMQVDALVVARSPLKGEELGTALRRALANEGKPYDFLFDFRTADRLVCTEVVYRGFHGVGPVRFALREVGGRLCLPAEEFLNQAMDCGFRVVVAAGLQADRVMTGMRAELAFHHSRQPV; this comes from the coding sequence ATGGAAGAGCCTGACGGGATGGGTGAGATTCTGCGCAGAGGGGTGCCTGCGATACTGGCGGCGGAGGCGGCGCTGCCGCTGCGGCATGAGTTGGCGGCGGAGGTGGTGATTCTGGAGGCGACGCAGGCGCGGGGGTATTTCCTGCCGGACGAGGATGATGCGGTGCGGATGAGGTTCCGGCAGTATCTGGGCATTCGGGCGGCGTTGCTGGAGACTCTGGAGGCGCTGACGGTGGAGACCGGTTACATGGCGTCGGGGTGGGAGCGCCGGCTTCCGGGGTTTGTCGCGGCATTCGCCTGTGCGTGTGTCTTGATGAGGGCGGACCGGTTTCTGGTGGATTTGGCCGCGAATCGTCCGGTGGTGTTCAAGAAGCTGGATGAGGAGGACCGGGCGGCGGGTGTTCGGCGCAAGACGTTCACGCGGATTTACCGGGCGATGTCGAATCCGCTGAATGCGGTGCGTTTCCTGATGGCGGCGGATTTTTACCGGAGCCACCGGGCGGAGATCGCGGAGTTGGCCGGAGATCCCGTGGTCGGGCGGGTGGTGGGGATGCTGCACGGGGAGGAGGAGTGGGTCGACCGGCGGAGGCGGGATGCGGTGAAGCGCCAGGTCGCCTACCGGCGCTACACGTTTTTGCGGCGCGGGCGGTCGGCATGGAAGAAGGTGATGTTCGGGATGTTCGAGGTCTCGGGTCGTGCGGTGGCGGATTTGCGGCAGCCGGGGGTGAAGGCGGCGGGGGCGCCGAAGCGGATCACGGCGGAGATGAGGGACGCGGTGTTGCGGCGGGCGAGGCCGGGGGATGTGTTCGTGACCCGGCATGACGACGCGCTGAGCAATCTGTTTTTGCCGGGCTACTGGCCGCACGCGGCGCTGTATCTCGGCACGGCGGAGGAGGCGGCGGAGTTGGGGGTCGGGCTGCCGGCGGGCGGCAGGTGGTTTTTGGAGGCGAAAAAAGACGGGGTGTTGGTGCGTCCGGCGGAGGAGACGATGCAGGTGGATGCGCTGGTGGTCGCGAGGTCGCCGCTCAAGGGGGAGGAGCTCGGCACGGCGCTGCGGAGGGCGCTCGCCAACGAGGGCAAGCCGTATGATTTCCTGTTTGATTTCCGCACGGCGGACCGGCTGGTGTGCACCGAGGTGGTGTATCGGGGGTTTCACGGCGTGGGGCCGGTGCGGTTTGCGCTGCGGGAGGTTGGCGGGCGACTTTGTCTGCCGGCCGAGGAGTTTTTGAATCAGGCGATGGACTGCGGATTCAGGGTGGTGGTGGCGGCGGGTTTGCAGGCCGACCGGGTGATGACGGGGATGCGTGCGGAATTGGCTTTTCATCACAGCAGACAGCCTGTTTGA
- a CDS encoding TM2 domain-containing protein — MVAGILAILLNCLGIHKFYLGYQKEGLIMLLGSILTCGFGGIVFGVIGVVEGVIYLTKTDDEFVATYVTGRKGWF; from the coding sequence ATGGTCGCCGGGATTCTGGCGATCCTGCTGAATTGCCTCGGGATCCACAAATTCTACCTGGGCTATCAGAAGGAGGGCTTGATCATGCTGCTCGGCAGCATTCTGACCTGCGGCTTCGGCGGAATCGTCTTCGGCGTGATTGGCGTGGTCGAAGGTGTCATCTATCTGACGAAGACCGACGATGAGTTTGTGGCGACCTACGTGACCGGCCGCAAGGGCTGGTTCTGA
- a CDS encoding F0F1 ATP synthase subunit delta: protein MKISKSAAATARRLFGLCQTAGRLDEANLRMVFTRIAEEKPRDYRAILSALHNLTRLEINRRKVTVESAVELDEPTRGRIAAGLAKQYGPDLDFHYLTTPDLIGGLRIRVGDDVLDGSVKGRLDRLATAF from the coding sequence ATGAAGATTTCCAAATCCGCCGCCGCCACCGCCCGCCGACTTTTCGGGCTCTGTCAGACCGCGGGCCGATTGGATGAGGCGAACCTGCGCATGGTGTTCACCCGCATCGCCGAGGAAAAACCGCGCGACTACCGCGCGATCCTGTCCGCGCTGCACAATCTCACGCGGTTGGAAATCAACCGCCGCAAGGTGACGGTCGAAAGCGCCGTCGAACTCGACGAGCCCACCCGCGGGCGGATCGCCGCCGGCCTGGCCAAGCAATACGGGCCGGACCTCGACTTTCACTATCTCACGACTCCCGATCTGATCGGTGGTCTCCGGATTCGCGTCGGCGACGACGTGCTCGACGGGTCCGTCAAGGGCCGGCTCGACCGCCTGGCGACCGCATTCTGA
- the ahpF gene encoding alkyl hydroperoxide reductase subunit F: protein MLDASILNTLGEYTKNLSRNVELRLLSGQHPKRAELAGMLQQVASVSDKLSYSEQQDTEISVREGLTFELLSDGERTGILFSGIPGGHEFNSFILAILQAGGTPVKLDEGLQRQVRGIDADIMFETFISLECHVCPDVVQTLNQLALINPRISNEMIDGGLHQPLVTERNIQGVPTVFLNKKPFSSGEISAAAIIEKLVNEFHTNPAEPEPADDTIHDSVVIGGGPAAATAAIYIARKGLSVTLVAEKFGGQVRDTVGIENLTSISKTTGQELTQNMRQHLADYPIKLREDIRVKNVTGSDSGLKEIELSTGETLKTKTVVIATGAKWRELGVPGERENIGSGVAYCPHCDGPYFKGKDVAVIGGGNSGVEAALDLAAIVKSVTVIEFLDELKADKVLVDKLHATPNAEVILSTATNQILADDNGVTGIELKHRHNDELSTRKLDGVFVQIGLAPNSRFLGDLVETNPRGEIVTTGKCETNVPGIFACGDVTDTPYKQIIISMGEGAKAGLAAFEYLLTHEVADA, encoded by the coding sequence ATGCTGGACGCATCCATTCTCAACACCCTCGGCGAATACACCAAAAACCTCAGCCGCAACGTCGAACTCCGCCTGCTCTCAGGCCAACACCCGAAACGCGCCGAACTCGCCGGAATGCTCCAGCAAGTCGCCTCGGTCTCCGACAAACTCAGCTACTCCGAACAACAGGACACCGAAATCTCCGTCCGCGAGGGCCTCACCTTCGAACTCCTCTCCGACGGCGAACGCACCGGCATCCTCTTTTCCGGCATCCCCGGCGGCCACGAATTCAACTCCTTCATCCTCGCCATCCTCCAGGCCGGCGGAACCCCGGTGAAACTCGACGAAGGCCTCCAGCGCCAGGTCAGGGGCATCGATGCGGACATCATGTTCGAAACCTTCATCTCGCTCGAGTGCCACGTCTGCCCGGACGTCGTCCAGACCCTCAACCAACTCGCCCTCATCAATCCGCGCATTTCCAACGAAATGATCGACGGCGGACTCCACCAACCCCTCGTCACCGAGCGCAACATCCAGGGCGTGCCCACCGTTTTCCTCAACAAAAAGCCCTTCTCCAGCGGTGAAATCAGCGCCGCCGCCATCATCGAGAAACTCGTCAACGAGTTCCACACCAACCCGGCCGAGCCCGAACCCGCCGACGACACCATCCATGACAGCGTCGTCATCGGAGGCGGACCCGCCGCCGCCACCGCCGCCATCTACATCGCCCGCAAGGGTCTCTCGGTCACCCTCGTCGCGGAAAAATTCGGCGGCCAGGTCCGCGACACCGTCGGCATCGAAAACCTCACCTCCATCAGCAAAACCACCGGCCAGGAACTCACCCAAAACATGCGCCAGCACCTCGCCGACTACCCGATCAAGCTGCGAGAGGACATCCGCGTTAAAAACGTCACCGGCTCCGACTCCGGCCTCAAGGAGATCGAGCTTTCGACCGGCGAAACCCTCAAAACCAAAACCGTCGTCATCGCCACCGGCGCCAAATGGCGCGAACTCGGCGTCCCCGGCGAACGCGAAAACATCGGCTCCGGCGTCGCCTACTGCCCGCACTGCGACGGCCCCTACTTCAAAGGCAAGGACGTCGCCGTCATCGGCGGCGGAAACTCCGGCGTCGAAGCCGCCCTCGACCTCGCCGCCATCGTCAAATCCGTCACCGTCATCGAGTTCCTCGACGAACTGAAGGCCGACAAGGTCCTCGTCGACAAACTCCACGCCACCCCCAACGCCGAAGTCATCCTCTCCACCGCCACCAACCAAATCCTCGCCGACGACAACGGCGTCACCGGCATCGAACTCAAACACCGCCACAACGACGAACTCAGCACCCGCAAACTCGACGGCGTCTTCGTCCAGATCGGCCTCGCCCCCAACAGCAGATTCCTCGGCGACCTCGTCGAAACCAACCCGCGCGGCGAAATCGTCACCACCGGGAAATGCGAAACCAATGTCCCCGGAATCTTCGCCTGCGGTGACGTCACCGATACCCCCTACAAGCAAATCATCATCTCCATGGGCGAAGGCGCCAAAGCCGGCCTCGCCGCCTTCGAATACCTCCTCACCCACGAGGTCGCCGACGCCTGA
- a CDS encoding ATPase: protein MATKYAVAALAAIGAGIGIGFLGAKAAEATGRNPGAATPILVISIILAALIEGVFILSAFVVS, encoded by the coding sequence ATGGCCACCAAATACGCAGTCGCCGCCCTCGCCGCCATCGGAGCCGGTATCGGCATCGGTTTCCTCGGAGCCAAAGCCGCCGAAGCCACCGGTCGCAACCCCGGTGCAGCTACCCCGATCCTCGTGATCTCGATCATTCTTGCCGCTCTCATCGAGGGTGTCTTCATTCTCTCGGCATTCGTCGTTTCATGA
- the atpA gene encoding F0F1 ATP synthase subunit alpha — translation MSSILQELEQQIAGVTSAVEKSNVGTVRQVGDGVAKVEGLSEVQLNEMIDFGNGVMGLALNLEESEVGVVLLGDYSSVTEGSECRTTGRLLSVPVGEAMLGRVVNTLGEPIDGQGEIASVDTYPMEKIAPGIIKRKSVGVPVQTGILSVDAMIPIGRGQRELIIGDRSTGKTTIAVDTIISQAKQNKAAEQGLLKDHKPLYCIYVAIGQKLSNVTRIHKILDDAGAMEYTTIVSASASDAASMQYLAPYSGCAIGEYLMDQGKDVLIVYDDLSKHAAAYRQVSLILRRPSGREAYPGDVFYLHSRLLERSARLADSAGGGSITALPVIETQAGDVSAYIPTNVISITDGQIFLETDLFYQGIRPAISVGLSVSRVGSAAQTKSIKSVAGTIKLDLAQYRELQAFAQFGSDLDAATKKKLDRGARIVELFKQDQYSPHSMELEAVQLFAMQEGYFDDIEVNDVKKFQAALIEYFNTRKTEILDRIRNEHPDLKKDAGMVDALKQAIEDFKKSYK, via the coding sequence ATGAGCAGCATCCTCCAGGAACTTGAACAACAGATCGCCGGCGTGACATCGGCTGTGGAAAAATCCAACGTCGGCACGGTCCGCCAGGTCGGTGACGGCGTGGCCAAGGTGGAAGGCCTATCCGAAGTCCAGCTCAACGAAATGATCGACTTCGGCAACGGAGTGATGGGCCTCGCGCTCAACCTTGAGGAAAGCGAAGTCGGTGTGGTGCTTCTCGGTGACTACTCCTCCGTGACCGAAGGGTCCGAATGCCGCACCACGGGACGCCTGCTCTCGGTGCCGGTCGGCGAAGCGATGCTCGGACGCGTGGTGAACACGCTGGGCGAGCCGATCGACGGCCAGGGCGAGATCGCCTCCGTGGACACCTATCCGATGGAGAAGATCGCACCGGGCATCATCAAGCGGAAGTCCGTCGGCGTGCCGGTGCAGACCGGTATTCTTTCGGTCGACGCGATGATTCCGATCGGCCGCGGCCAGCGCGAGCTGATCATTGGCGACCGATCGACCGGCAAGACCACCATTGCGGTGGACACCATCATTTCACAGGCCAAGCAGAACAAGGCCGCCGAGCAGGGTCTGCTGAAGGACCACAAGCCGCTCTACTGTATTTATGTGGCGATCGGCCAGAAGCTCTCGAACGTGACGCGGATCCACAAGATCCTCGATGACGCGGGTGCGATGGAATACACCACGATTGTTTCCGCTTCGGCGTCCGATGCGGCATCGATGCAATACCTCGCACCCTACTCGGGCTGTGCGATCGGTGAGTATCTGATGGACCAGGGCAAGGACGTGCTGATTGTTTATGATGATCTTTCCAAGCACGCCGCCGCCTACCGGCAGGTGTCGCTGATTCTGCGTCGTCCGTCCGGCCGCGAGGCGTATCCGGGTGACGTGTTCTACCTGCACTCCCGCCTGCTCGAGCGTTCCGCGCGGCTTGCGGACTCCGCGGGTGGTGGCTCGATCACCGCGCTGCCGGTGATTGAAACCCAGGCGGGCGATGTTTCCGCCTACATTCCGACCAACGTGATTTCCATCACCGACGGCCAGATTTTCCTGGAGACCGACCTGTTCTATCAAGGGATTCGGCCGGCGATTTCGGTGGGTCTCTCGGTTTCCCGGGTGGGCTCCGCGGCGCAGACCAAGTCGATCAAGTCGGTGGCCGGCACGATCAAGCTCGACCTCGCGCAATACCGCGAGCTGCAGGCGTTCGCGCAGTTCGGTTCCGACCTTGACGCGGCGACCAAGAAGAAACTCGACCGCGGTGCGCGGATCGTCGAACTCTTCAAGCAAGACCAATACAGCCCGCATTCGATGGAGCTTGAGGCGGTGCAGTTGTTCGCGATGCAGGAAGGCTACTTCGATGACATCGAGGTGAACGACGTGAAGAAGTTCCAGGCCGCGTTGATTGAATATTTCAACACCCGCAAGACCGAGATTCTCGACCGCATCCGCAACGAGCATCCGGACCTGAAGAAGGACGCCGGGATGGTCGACGCCCTCAAGCAGGCGATCGAGGACTTCAAGAAGTCCTACAA
- a CDS encoding ATP synthase F0 subunit B, whose protein sequence is MSFMFLASAPESGNIVETITGTFGVKGVLFAAALINFFVVIWVLKKFAFGPVQEMLEQRRLRIAEGEEKLKRIEKQLAESEETTAAAIAKANDEALRLINEAREGATAFTEQKSQEAINQAQQILVKAEAAAKADRERLSAELKGEFGRLVAATTAQVTGKVLTSDDQKRINEEALAKVEG, encoded by the coding sequence ATGAGTTTCATGTTCCTCGCGTCTGCTCCCGAAAGTGGCAATATTGTTGAAACCATTACCGGAACCTTTGGTGTCAAAGGTGTTCTTTTCGCTGCGGCACTGATCAATTTCTTCGTGGTGATCTGGGTTCTGAAGAAGTTCGCGTTCGGACCGGTGCAGGAGATGCTCGAACAGCGCCGGCTGCGGATTGCCGAAGGCGAGGAAAAACTCAAACGCATTGAAAAGCAGTTGGCCGAATCCGAGGAGACGACCGCCGCTGCGATCGCCAAGGCCAACGATGAGGCGTTGCGCCTGATCAACGAAGCGAGGGAGGGCGCGACCGCCTTCACCGAGCAGAAGAGCCAGGAGGCAATCAACCAGGCCCAGCAGATCCTCGTCAAGGCGGAGGCCGCGGCGAAAGCCGACCGCGAGCGCCTGAGCGCCGAGCTGAAAGGCGAATTCGGCCGCCTGGTCGCCGCCACCACCGCACAGGTGACCGGCAAGGTGCTGACCAGCGATGACCAGAAGCGCATCAACGAAGAAGCGCTCGCGAAGGTCGAAGGCTGA
- a CDS encoding HU family DNA-binding protein yields the protein MNKAELIETIQAALGKDATKRAADEALEAVLSSIAKGVKKDKKVQIIGFGTFEVKKRAARTGRNPKTGESMKIAASKSVGFKPSSVLKGML from the coding sequence ATGAATAAAGCTGAACTCATCGAAACCATCCAAGCCGCACTCGGAAAGGACGCCACCAAGCGTGCCGCCGACGAAGCCCTCGAAGCCGTCCTCTCCTCCATCGCCAAAGGCGTGAAGAAAGACAAGAAGGTCCAAATCATCGGATTCGGCACTTTCGAGGTGAAAAAACGCGCGGCTCGGACGGGTCGTAACCCCAAGACCGGAGAATCCATGAAGATCGCCGCCTCCAAGTCGGTCGGCTTCAAGCCCTCCTCCGTGCTCAAGGGCATGCTGTAA
- a CDS encoding F0F1 ATP synthase subunit A gives MLMSWVAVGLIVFFCRMATGKMSLIPQGLQNFSEWIVESLYDFLGGLLGDHLNKRVFWFLGSVFFFILVNNYLGLIPFIGNLGWPVEDPEGHQVGWLPLLRGGNADVNMTAAMAFTFAVLWFYWAITENGVKGFLAHIFAPKGNFGGLMRMLMIPIFLFVGVLEIVSICIRPVALTFRLFGNIYGGETTIETLAMLGKEAVASKVAGWPGWLQPLAETLGSAGASLPIYFLELLVGFIQSLVFTLLCAIFIKLICDHGDEEHSH, from the coding sequence ATGCTGATGTCATGGGTGGCAGTGGGGTTGATTGTGTTTTTCTGCCGGATGGCAACCGGGAAGATGAGTTTGATTCCGCAGGGCTTGCAGAACTTCTCCGAGTGGATTGTGGAGTCGCTTTATGATTTCCTGGGCGGGCTGTTGGGGGATCACCTGAACAAGCGGGTGTTTTGGTTTCTCGGTTCGGTGTTTTTCTTCATTCTGGTTAACAACTATCTCGGATTGATTCCCTTCATCGGCAACCTCGGGTGGCCGGTCGAGGATCCCGAGGGGCATCAGGTGGGCTGGCTGCCGTTGCTGCGCGGTGGAAACGCCGATGTCAACATGACTGCGGCGATGGCCTTCACGTTTGCGGTCCTCTGGTTCTACTGGGCGATCACCGAAAATGGCGTGAAGGGATTCCTGGCGCACATCTTCGCGCCGAAAGGGAATTTTGGCGGTCTGATGCGGATGTTGATGATTCCGATTTTCCTGTTTGTCGGCGTGTTGGAGATCGTCTCGATTTGCATTCGTCCGGTGGCGCTCACCTTCCGTTTGTTTGGTAACATCTACGGTGGTGAAACGACCATCGAGACGCTGGCGATGCTGGGCAAGGAAGCGGTGGCAAGCAAGGTGGCCGGCTGGCCCGGTTGGCTGCAGCCGCTGGCCGAGACGCTCGGCTCCGCGGGTGCGTCGCTGCCGATCTATTTCCTGGAACTTCTCGTCGGATTCATTCAGTCGCTGGTGTTCACGCTTCTCTGCGCGATCTTCATCAAGCTGATCTGCGACCACGGCGACGAAGAACATTCCCACTAA